From the Triticum urartu cultivar G1812 chromosome 4, Tu2.1, whole genome shotgun sequence genome, the window gccgctccaaccagacgtacaactgagacagcagttggaactggtctaccaaatcattgtcttcaccgagcttactggttctattttctcaactctttcatttcctcataactgtgttatatgtttgttcatatctgtgtttgaagactttgactgaagactttctcaattttcTCAGTTTAATTttttcagtctgtttgtcttcatcctgtgttatcatgtgattacgcttcctgtactctatGTCTGTCTTCATTttatcatgatgactatgcttgtattctgttatgtttacctttgagtacttattccgttgctagtagttcttcgctaaggaatttcctcatcggtaaattcctcagtgaagaatttcataaaaatcgcctattcacccccctctagtcgatataacacactttcagcATCCTGTATGCAACCAAACAACATGCTTATGTGTGAGTTGAAAcaatgcaggcaaccaaacaacgCGCATAAAGCCACCCCCTAATGCAAGTAATCAAGATACATGCAACCAAACAAATTGTAGATGTTGGCTTTTAGGTTGTTTATACTCTTCATTGAGCCCGAGGGCAACTCCAACGCATGACACCAAATGGACGTCCGTTTTCCGTTCGTTTGGGGATGACAATGGGGTCGTGTCTGCCCGGATTTGTGGATGCGCCGACTGTGCGCCCAACGCACGATCGCATTTCGGTCGCATCTCGTCCGTTCGAGAATATAAACAAATATTCAAAATTAAACATGGCAATAGTTGCACGTCCGAAATAGTCTTATTACAACCGAATCGAATTAAAAATAATATCAAATAGTCTTATTATAATCCAGTTGAAAATTGTTTGCACGAATAGTCTTATTACAACATAGAGAAGGGTATGGCCTTTCTTCCTATTGCGGAGCATGGCCGGGGATTGATCCCCCTGAACCGAGGCCGCTTCCTACTAATGTGTTCATGTACGGCCCACGCAGCCACCAACTCTTCATTATCGGAGGATGAATCATCCGATAAGCAAAAACTCATCACTGCTATCCATTGTACCTTGTGAGCAAACCGTCGAACACCTTGCGGTCGTGCTGGAGGCGCAACTGGATAGTGCACGTCCCGCTCCCCTCGCAGGAAGCAAAGCAAGGTTTTGGGGTCGGTGGTGCTGGTGGGTTCCCTGTGGCAACGAATGGCCGACCGGAAGAGGTTGGGGACGACGGGCAATGCGAGCGGCCGTAGTTTCTCTCCCACCGGTAACAAGGAGAACGCTGACAAAATGCTTTCTGGAACGCCGGTGCGGAGACAACTATGGCATGGCGTGGTGGTGGTTGGAACGACCCTTGTGGAAGACGACACGACCGAGGAGGGTGGTGGCGGCGACAATGTCGGGGGGCGAAGGGAGGTAGAGGAAGAGAAGGGAGGGTCTGTGTCCGTGACgggcgggtgtcggtgtcaaaaccggcggatttcgggtaggggtcccgaactgtgtgtctaaggttgatggtaataggagacatgggacatggagttttacccaggttcgggccctctcgatggaggtaataccctgcgtcctgcttgattgttattgatgagtatgaggattacaagagttgatctaccacgagatcataatggctaaaaccctagaagtctagcttgTCAGATTATGATtccctctacggactaaaccctacggtttatatagacaccggaggggactagggttgtacaaactcggttacagagaaatgaatcttcatatccgaacgccaggcttgccatccacgtcaaggagagtcccatccgaacacagaagagagtcttctgtcttgtatctcatagcccattagtccgacccatgtcacacaggccggacgcccgatgaccccttaatccaggactccctcagcgggcTAGGGCAGGACAAGGGCATGCGCTGCTCGCGTCCGCACGTGTCCATTCGGCCGCAAACTCGACTCAAAGTTGGGATGGAAATGAGTTAAAAATGGACAGAAAATGGACGACGGTCTATTCGCAGCCGCGCATTGAAATTTGGAGGGCCTGTTTTTTCCGTTCATCTCCAAACGAATACAATCGGACCATTTAGGGTTGTGCGATTGGAGTTGCCCTCATTGAGCCAGCGTGGGGTGGAcgggcaaccaaacacgccctcAACCTCAGTGACCAGACCAAATGTTCGCTCGCTGGAGGCCGGGAAAAAAAAGGCAACCAGTTCCGCTTCTCCACGACCATCGCTCGCCGTAGCCATAGCCgttcaccgccgccgccgccgccgccgcctccactcTACTCCCATAAAACAAAAGCGTCCCCGGAAGCCGAACCTTTTGCTTCGACCCGCGGCGCCCGAGGAAAAGCCGAacccaaccctaaccctagcccgagGGCTCCTCGCCGGCGTCGGCGATGGAGACTACTGAGTCGGAGCCGGCACCGGAGCTTCCCGCGGAGGAGGAGATGACGCTCATCCGAGATATCACCGCCGCCTCGGAGGCCCACGCCAAGGAGGGTGAcatcttcttcctcatcacaaaCAGGTCCCCTGCCCGCTTCCTTCTCCCGCTTCTCGATCCGGTCTCGGGTTCAGCCGTCTGTCTCGCGCTTTGTTTTGAGGGACGCTGTGCGCAAGGATGGATACTGTTTCTTTTAGATTCATTTGCTGCTACTGTTTGGGTGGACGGAAGGTCCTTATGGAGAGCGATTTGAGGTATATTGGATGAGGACAGGAGCTGGATTTGGTGATTCTTGCCGGTGCTAGTTGCTGCTGGATTTGTCCGTCTAGGGTGCATAGTTGCTGCAGATTCGAGGGAGGCGCTCCTTGCTTTTAGTGCTACTGGCAGGATTTTTAGTCTGGTACTGGTGTCCTATAGTGTGCAAGATTGCTAGTTTGAACATTTTATGACCTGGCAATCCGTTGTGAGCTGGTTCATTTTATTACCTTTTCAATCTTGGCCAGCACCCAATTTTTTGCGTTAGCTATCTTCTGATCTGTTGTCATGTTATTCCGACATTAGTATAGTTTAGGCTGCTTGTAAGATGCCTATATAACATATGAGATTATACCCTTGCTGAATGACAGGTAGCTTCTGACAACTTTCATTCTGATATACAATTGCTTTAGCTGTTCCTTTGATTTGTGtgttatgtactccctccgtcccaaagttcttgtcttagatttatctagatatggatgtatccagtcacgttttagtgttagatacatctgtatctagacaaatctaagacaagattTTTGGGACGGAGGTAATACTTGGCTGTACAGTGTAGATAGATGTCATCGAAACTATGTTTCTGTAGGCGTCATCTGAAATACAGATTTACATAGCATTCACATCTTATGTTTGACTGATCCTGACCTGCTGTGTCATTTTTGTATTCTTCTTTTGGATCTTAGACATATATGTTTCTTGGTTGACTCAAATAGGTGGTGGCAAAGTTGGATTGATTATGTTATTCAAGATTTGGCTGGTGTACCAAGTAATGGTTCTCATCATCATGAGTTTGGTTCAAATACTCCTAGAAGGCCAGGAGCTATTGACAATACAAATTTGTTGGATGACATGGCATCTGAAGTCTCCGACATGCAGATTGAGCTACATGATACCTTGGTTGAAGGCCGTGATTATATATTGCTCCCTCAGCAAGTCTGGGAAAAGCTGCATGGTTGGTATGTCTCGTTTGTGCAGAATGCGAATCTGATTCCGAAAATCTAATGCCACTGTGCATTTAATTACGTGATACTGTTTTTCTTGTGGTAGCAACAAAGCAACGTGTCTCTGTCTGAAAATATGGACCTATCGCTCTTGTGCCACCTTATTTGATTCTATGGATTAATTGTTCATCGGGCTGTTTACAGTCAGTCCATTTACCTGTATTACTGTAAACTAAATTCATTCACTTTATTTGTCATGCTAAGTGAAGCATCAAACTTCGGTTCATTATATTAGAAAGTTATATTATGACTCCCTTTTTGACTCAACTATTTGTTACATAACCAAATATATTTCTTTCTAAAATGATTGTATGAAGATACTGGTGAACAAATGGTTTTTGGTCACAATATCCTAGTCGCGCAAATTCTTGAGAACAGAAGGCATTGTTATCTGTAGAACGATTGTTTTGGAAGCGACATATTTCACAGCCTGTGGTGGATAACTATCCGACAAAAGAAGTTGAAATCTTCTCTGGCAAGCGGAGCTTCCATTTTTTCGTTTGCTTGCTTGACACTGTAAACTTTGAAATCTTGTTCGTATTAACTTAGCTTAACCTTTTCATTTTTATCAAAACCCGTTAACAGGTATGGCGGAGGGCCAACACTACCAAGAAAGGCAATCAATACTGGCTTGTCTCAAACTGATCTAGCCATAGAAGTTTATCCTTTACGTCTGCAGTTACTTCTGATGCCGAAAGGAGAGCAAGCTGTAGTAAGGATAAGCAAGAAGGTACGCCCTTATATCTTTGTCCACTGTAAAATATATAAAATAATTTCATTTCCATTTATTCATAGTAATGAATTATGTAAATTATGAGACGATAGATCCTTTATACAGAAACATTTCTGTAGAATTCGTGTAATGACACTACTCATTGTAGAAGTAGACTAGATGAACCCTTGTGAATTAATGTAAAAACTTATAATCTGAAAATTCATGCAGGTTACAGTTGATGAGCTCCGTAAGAAGGCGTGTGAGGTTTTTGATCTGGTACCAGATGAGGTAGCTGTTGTATTCGAATGTCTATTCCTATGGATTTTACTGCACGTATAAGTTTTGCTTACTCATTATGGTTGTTATTGGTAGGTGTGCATTTGGGACTACTATGGTCGAACAAAGCATGCTTTGATGGATAACTTGGAGAAAACTCTTGATGATGCCAACATTCAAATGGATCAAGATGTGAGAACTGGACTTTACATCATTGTTGGTAGTCGTGAGCTGTTTTAAAAATATTTTTTGACTTCTTGTCACTTTCTGCTGGGTGGTAATGACACTAATTTGTAGGGCAATTATGTCTGTCCGTTTCCAGAGTAAATGATCCTAACTACGAAATGTTTATATTATTATGGCAGATTCTCGTTGAAGTCGCCACTGATGCAAATGGTAGTTTGGATGGTGCGTGCATGAGTTCGATCCAAGAAGATTATTTTGGAAGCGCATCAACTTATTTGATGACAGATGCTTCGAAATCAGGATTCTCAAATGAGAATTTAGCATCACTCTGTTATGGTTCCAGAAGCTACAGCTCGAGTCTTATGCAAAGCCAGTACCTGCGCTCTTCCAGTGGTGACTTGGATAATGTTCCTGGTACTGTTGGTGTGACCACCAGGGGATCTCCGTCAGGTCTTACTGGGCTACTTAACTTGGGAAACACATGTTTCATGAACAGTGCTGTACAATGTCTTGTGCACACACCAGAGTTTGCTAGATATTTTCGTGAAGATTACCACTGTGAAATTAATTGGCACAATCCTCTGGGTATGGTGGTAAGTACTCTCTCTAGCGCGACCTTAAAATCTTGATGCTTTACTTAGCCCTTATCTGGTGAAGCAACTGGACATACTGTTATGCATTCAGTATAACTTGTGAgcatgattatatttgtaagaaaTACTTGTTAGTGTTGATGTAACAACCATAAAAATGTCAGATACTGAATGTGCTACAGAAGTAAAATTGCATCTTGTTTAGATTTTTTAGATTCAGTTAATTTTACCTTGAATCTCTGTGGGCATTGCGTACCTTCACCACTGTAGTCTTACTGCTATCGTTTATTGTGTCCTGTACCTTCATCTTTATTGTGGTTcagattcataattttttcacTAAAACAAATTTGTCAGTTTATCTTAAATATGGATGAAATTTGTGTGTTTCTGTATACCATCATCGCATCTGGCAGAGTGCACCCTTTCTGTTGTTACAGCAGCTTTGTCTAGTTTTATTGCATACATAGTTGTGTTTAAACCAGAAGTAGTTTATTTGCTGGAGAGACAAAATCTCATGTGTATTTCCATTGAGATCTCACATCTTTACACATTACAGTTGGTATAAATAGGTTTGTGGAACATGCTGAAGTTTTAATGCATCAATGTTGCTTGTTAATACGGAAATAACTTTGCTTTTTGTAACAATGGCTATATTTTTTATGACCTCATGATCATTTGCATCTATGTGTCCTATTAATTTTACTGAGATCTGATGGTAGTCTTGTAGGGTGAACTTGCATTAGCTTTTGGAGAGCTACTGAGAAAACTTTGGGCTCCTAGCCGCACCCCAGTGTCTCCACGACCATTCAAAACAAAGTTGTCTCGGTTTGCACCTCAGTTCAGTGGATACAACCAACACGATTCACAGGTTTGATTCTTTCGTTAGACAGCTCCTTATCCATCTGCAGTTTTTCTCAAAAATCTGTATCTTGATACTTCCAGGAGCTGTTGGCATTCCTCCTGGATGGACTGCATGAAGACTTGAACCGTGTGAAACATAGACCTTACTTAAAATCCAAAGATGCTGAGGGACGATCAGATGAAGAGGTTGCTGATGAGTATTGGGCAAATCACATTGCCAGAAATGATTCTATCATTGTTGATGTATGCCAGGTTAGTCTCAACTCCCAAATGGCCAAATCTGTACGAATCGCTTTGttcgatgctgtaaagaggtgGTTCATGGCCTTCTGGTCATGTTTTAGTTTCTTGCAGTCGTTATGTATTTTTTGTACCTTTGTCAGTTTAAAGGGATATTTTGATTAAATTTGGATGACCCCATGATAGTGAAAACAGACATGGAAAAACAACTGATGCTAGTGCATGTTCTTGCAGTTTTTGTGTTTCTGCTATGCAGCAAGGTAGCAGAAAGACACCCATGTTTAATGTATGCTCCACTGTTTCCGCGTATGAGATGGGAGTTCTGCAATAAATGTGACAGTCCTCTTATTGGCTGTTATGTTTTATGTTGTTGACGGTCAAATGCTTTCCATTGCTAGCCAATGCAGTATGTTGCTAGAATGAAATATCGTGGAAAAATTAGGTGCTCCTAGGCGCACGATTAGGCGCTAGGCGGAGGTAAAACGCCTTGTTTTGGCCCTAGGCAGTGAATTAGGCGGctgactaaggcatagcctagtggttggaaggggctgatgccttcccacccacccaggttcaaggcatggtacttgcaatttggggttgttgcaccaattatactgtagggggttcccttacagtctttctgtcaaaaaaaaaAAATTAGGCGGCTGACAAGGTACTCCAGCGCTGATGAGGCGACGACCATGGGGAAGAGAGGCAGCTATGGGGAAAGAGGGACTGAGGTGGGGAAACAGATTTAGTTGCGGAGGAGGAGCTGCAGCCGCCATTGACGCGTGCCTGGACGGGAGTAGGCAGTGGAGGAGCTGCAGCGCCACCATTGGTGTGTGTCTGGAAGGGGATCAGGCAAGGGAAAGAGACAGAGGAGTATAGACGGATGGTTCAGATTAGAGCATGGTTCGGATTGGGTTTGCAAGCTAGGGTTCcataatgggccttattgggctagTGTTGCAGAGTTTAGAGCCTGTATTCTCTGAAAAATGCACCCAGCCGCCCCTTGCTGCCTTATGCGTACAAAATGCTTAAGCGTGCATAGGCGCCTCTTAAGCTGTCATTGCACTAGGCCAGGTGGAACACTCGCCCAGCGCCCAGCGCCCAGCGCTTAAAAAAGTCTTGTGAAATAGTACAAGGTTGAGACGTCTAGCATGAAATTATGGTGTATTGATCTCTGACTTCTGGGCAGAGGTATTTTTGCTAAATGTTACCTTTTAATTTCCAGGGGCAGTACAAGTCAACTTTGGTCTGTCCAGTATGTGGAAAGGTTTCAGTGACATTTGACCCATTCATGTATCTTTCCTTACCTCTACAATTTGCTTCAACGCGGAGCATGACTGTTGTGGTTTTCACTTGTGATGGGAGTGCTCCACCAATACCATACACTGTAAGTGTACCCAAGCAAGGTAGGTGCAGGGACCTTATCCAAGCACTCAGCAACGCATGCTCGCTTAGAAATGAAGAGAGACTTCTAATTGCCGAGGTTTGTTACAAAATACCCATTTTTTAACAAGCATATGCTGCTGTATTTCATCGTGTTAGTAAATCTATTTTCTTTGTATTGTATTTGCAGATACGTAATCATAGGATCCATCTTATTCTCGAGGATCCAGTGCTCCAGCTTTCTACAATTAAAGATGATGATCACCTGGCAGTTTATAGGCTTCCAAGATTGGAAAAAAGGGCAAGTTATGTTCAATTTGTGCATCGCCGTGAAGACTTGTAAGCAAAGAGACAAAAAAGACATAAGTTGCATTTTTATTCTGCTAGGGCGATAGCTTTAGTAACTTGCTTGCTGTATATAACAGCAAACACAACATATGCCATTTCCATTAACTGTTAACATGCAATAGTGGGAAAGCACTTCTTGTGCATCAAATTCTTCTTAAATAATAGCTTTGCTTCTGTAGGGACCTTGGAAACAATAGCAGCTCAACCTCTTGGAAGCCATATGGTGTTCCTCTTCTTGCACAAATATCTCGCAATGAAACTGTCACCGGTTCTGATATCCATGAGATGGCCCGTAAAATGCTTGTGCCCATGTTCAGAAATCATGTGGCACAACATTCGGCAGTTCAAAGTTCTCTTTCCACAAGAACACAAAGCTATCACACCGACAGCAGCAAATTTCAGCTACAGTTGATTGATGATAGCAACACAGTGATTGAGCAAACTGATTATGTTATCAGGGTTCCGCAGTCTTCGGTTGCAACTGTTATTTTTGTCAACTGGTCCAAGTTAGATCTTAAAAAGTTGAACACAAACCATCACCTTCCAGAGGTGTTTAAGTATGCTCCTCCCGCCAAGAGAACCCGTGGTGAACCTCTCTCACTCTATGCATGCTTGGATGCTTTCTTGAGAGAAGAACCACTTGTTCCTGAAGAAATGTGGTTAGTATTCAATACTGCCCCCCCTGAAGATACCTTTGATGTTTGCAAATATGTTGTTCATGCAAGTGTTGCTAACTCTAGCTTAGCTGATATTCAGTTTCAGTCAACATAGGGGTTACAGTATGTCAAGTAGTAGTTATGTTATCTGCATTTGCATTTCACTTGATATAATCTCACTCGTAGGCTTAGGATTTAGTATTTTCATGGATACCTTGCATTGCTAAATATGAATCTATGTAAATGAGAAAGAACTGGAAAATCAAAATATCAGTGTCCTCTTCGATGCAGAAAATAATGGCGCTGCATGGTTGTTATATTATTTTCCTGTGCACTGATCTTGAAAGCATCACTTTTAGCCCATTACAGATTATTAGAAATATCTTATAACAGGCACATGCTATAACTGTTCCTTTCAAGTGCCTAGAACTTTAATTTTACATTTTAGTTTAACAGAGTTATGTTAATTGAATTAGGTACTGTCCAAGGTGCAAGGAGCAAAGGCAAGCTAGTAAAAAGCTTGATTTATGGAGACTACCAGAAGTGTTAGTTATTCATTTGAAGAGATTTTCATTTAGTAGGTCAACTAAGCATAAGCTGGAAACTTTTGTTAATTTCCCAATACATGACTTGGATTTGACAAACTATATTGCTAACAAGATACCTCAGCGTCAAACTTATGAGCTGTATGCTGTTAGCAATCATTATGGCAGCATGGCGAGTGGGCATTATACTGCTTACATAAAGGTTATTTTCTacttcatttttttaattattccaaAAAAAGGTTAATTTCTCaaattctactccctccgtttttgtatacaaggccacttCATATTTTTATGTCTAACTTTGACCATTTTATTGAAATGTGAGTTGTATGCCACAAAAAGCATGCCATTTGATACACATTTCAAATAACCTTCCGATGATACATTTTTGTTGACATATAAGCCATATTTTGTCGACCAAAATTATAAGTCAAAGTATGACATGAAAACAaagtggccttgtatacaaaaacagagggagtaataTTGCTTCCGCAATTTCAGTTTATTTCTCTGAAGGACACCAGTGGTAGCTTCTTAGGACCTCCAACTTGTTATTGCATGTCCTTATGTATTTGGAAGTAGGGGCCGAAGTATCATACTAATGCATTGTTTTAAATTGTTGGTGTTCTATCTTTAACTGCAGTTATTCCTGCAATGcttaggccctgtttggttcataagtcctaggactttttctagtcccaacaaaaaagtctctagtccctaaaaagtccctccctgtttgtttgcagagactaaaaagtccctagtcccttcctagaggttattaaatgaccatattgcccctagtatatagaagaataacaatcaaacaacaccatggggtggcgggccattaaatgcatggaggggcattgttggaaaagtcccaaaaagtcccaaaaaagactctccttgagagtcttcttcatttagtcccaaatgcctagtttagtccctaaaaagtccctcccgtttggtaaaaaagtctctaagagggactttttctagtccctacacaaaaaagtccctggaaacaaacacccccttACTTAGTTGCTCTTTCAATCTCGTTATTGGATATATAGCAGACTTTGCTAGCTATGCTGCCTAAGCACATACATTCATTTAATCTGCATTGTCAGAAAGGAGAAATTGGTTATAGAAACTTATAGTACCACATTGTCTTCCGGAGTTCCTAGTTCTACTTATTGTGTTGTAGAGCTATTTATTTGCCTGTGTGTTGGCTCTAATCTAGAAGTCTAATGGGGAGTTGTATTTTGTGCAGCTCTTGGATGAGAACAGGTGGTACAATTTTGATGATAGCCATGTTTCTGCCATCAATGAAGAAGAAGTGAAGTCAGGTGCAGCTTACGTGCTGTTCTACAGAAGAGTTAGAGAAGCAGATGGAGCAGCAAGCAATGGAACCCAGTCATGTGTGAAACGAAGCCGCAGATCTAGCCAAAGATAATCTGAGTTGTTGCATAGCTTTGCAATTTTAGAAGAACCCTTTGGGTTCCTTTTTTGTGTGTGGAATTGCAAGGTTTCGGTGTGAGACCATAGGATATTGTGGCTATACAGCGGACGGGAGGAATACCATTAGAAGTTGGCTGTCAATACAGATGGGGAATGATGAGAACATAGCGAATGGTTAACTAGGTGGATATTGCTGCGGCTATATAGCTTGGACAGAGTGTAGGTTTGCTTGCCATGTTCATCTTTCTAGTTCTGCCTAGAAGAGAAATGAAAGATGGGCCATTAGGTTGCACCgccttgttcaagttgattagagtTTTATATTTCATAGTTATATGTACGTAGCTAGTGTACACCTTACTGTTTTTATCATTAATGCTATGCCACAGGGCATTGTTTTACCTGTTTCATGCTTGTTTGAGGTACAATTTTTTTTTTGATCTGTGGAACCGTGAATTTGCCATGGAGAAGTTggtgcattactcttttttttcCTTGAATTATTATTATCTAGTCCTATGTTTACAGTAAGCTGTCGTTTCTGCAATTCTGCTCCCTTTGTCTTGGTTTATTGGACCCCTTGTCTTTTGTGTCAAACCTACATCTTAAGTTTAGCAAATGAAATATAAACTAGTATGTCACAAAAATTGTACGGTAGATCTCTTGAATACAAATCCTATAGTATTCCTTTTTAGCATATACCTCATATTTTCTTAGTTAATATCGATGGCGAAAGTTCAACCCATAATGTAAAACCCGATGGTTAAAAAATTGCAATGATACGTTGGAGTTCTCGTATCTAAAAGAGTTAAAAGCATTGGAAGTCCGTCAACTTTCTCACAATGTGATGGTTTGGTCCTAAAACTTGTAAAACGACCCTATCTAGTTTCAGAACTTGTGCCCAATGTGCAACTTAGTTCCTGGACCAATCACAAAGCGACAAGTGAACTGGCCTCAAGCCGGTCAGCGCGTGCGTTTTTGCAAAGAGCCCCTGCCGTTCCTTATAATCAACCCGCAGTACAGGCTGGACAGCAACGGGGGAGCACCTAAATTTATTATGTCGAGGGGAACTCTTGTAGCTTATCCCCACTCGCCCCCCTTCTCCATCCTTTTCCCTGTCGGGGCACGCGCAGCTGTTGCTGACGTCAGCAACAATTATGTCGATGGAAACTCCTGTAGCTTATCCCCACTCGCCCCCCTTCTCCATCATTCCCCCTGTCGGGGCACGCGTGGCTGTTGCTAACGTCAGCAACAATGGCTGCCTCGCCGGAGCTCTTCGGCGGTCTAGTGCCGCCTCCCTCCGCTCATCTAGTCTGGCCGCCTGCTGTCATTCCTCCAGACTATGGCGAGCAGTCCTTTGCCCTGCATCTCCTCTTCCATGTTCCTTTTCTTGTATGTGCCCGGCCAAGTACGGCCTAGTACACCGGATCCGTGCGATTTGGAAGCAGATTCAAGGTTCTGAATTGCTTTGATCTTGCAATGTGACATTCTTACCATGAAAGCAAGCTAGGGTTTTGAGCGATGCATTTAGTCTAGGGTTTATGTAGGAAGTTCTGGGTTTCAGGCATGAAGATAGTGCTGTTGCGTGGAAGCACCCTATTTTGTATTTCttatgtgaatttggtattttgTTTTGTGTAGATTCGCTTACAGTCCCTGTAGTGTTGGATTTCGAATCATAGTGAACTGTTAGTGTTATATTCAGTTAACTGAATTTGTGCAGTTAACTGGTCAGTGTTATATGAAGTTAACTAAATTTTGCACCGAATTTCTGACCTTTTTGGATGCAGTGTGTGACTCAGCAATGGGATAGAGTGTTCACACTCCTTTCTTTACATTAGTGCTGGAACATGGTGGTATTTTCTATGGACCTATCAGTGCCCTAGAGTACTATAACTCTTCTTTGGAGGTCTTTGACTATGTTGATGCTTGCACATTTTCATATGCAGTCTTAGAAGAGCACCTAAATTGGTTGGGATATCCTGCCAATGAGCACATACTTTACTGGTGCTTACCTGAGAAAACAATTTCAGATGGGTTGGTTATAATTAGAGGTGATGAAGATTTGCAACATCTTATCACGGCTAGTGCTCAGCACAAAGTTCTTGCAATTATGGTTGACCATCCAGACTTCATCAACAATTTTAGAGAATATTTGATATTGAAGATGCCATCTGCTAAAAGTCTTGTCAGAATGGCCAACTCAATTGTTGGTGCAAGCAGTGCAACATCTACTCACAGCATCATTTCTGTGAATGTTGAAGATCCAATTTCAGAGGTTTCAGTTGATGGGATAGAAGTAGCTCACAGAGAAAAAGTTGCTACTGCAGGAAGAGCAAGTAAAAGACAAAGAAATGCATATGCAGGCAGAGGAAGAGGTGCAGCTCCAGATGCAGACACATGAAGAGGAGCAGCTCCAAATGCAGGCAGAGGAAGAGGAGTAGCTCCAAATGCAGGGAGAGGAAGAGGTGCACCTCCAGCTACAGGCAGAGAAAGAGGTGCAGGTCCAGCTACAAGCACAAGAAGAGGTGCAGGTCCAGCTACTGCAGGGAGAGGAGGTATTCCAGGTGAGAGGGCATATTGGCTGCTGTTTGGAGATGACATGATTAGCCAAATACCTGATCTCAATGCTCCTCCTGAAGATGTCAATGCACCTGCTTCCTGATTATCTGGCTATTGCTAGTGACATTTTTTGTAAAGGCATAGAGTGATGTAACTTAATGACTGGCCTGTTAAGGATGCCA encodes:
- the LOC125551723 gene encoding ubiquitin carboxyl-terminal hydrolase 5-like, which gives rise to METTESEPAPELPAEEEMTLIRDITAASEAHAKEGDIFFLITNRWWQSWIDYVIQDLAGVPSNGSHHHEFGSNTPRRPGAIDNTNLLDDMASEVSDMQIELHDTLVEGRDYILLPQQVWEKLHGWYGGGPTLPRKAINTGLSQTDLAIEVYPLRLQLLLMPKGEQAVVRISKKVTVDELRKKACEVFDLVPDEVCIWDYYGRTKHALMDNLEKTLDDANIQMDQDILVEVATDANGSLDGACMSSIQEDYFGSASTYLMTDASKSGFSNENLASLCYGSRSYSSSLMQSQYLRSSSGDLDNVPGTVGVTTRGSPSGLTGLLNLGNTCFMNSAVQCLVHTPEFARYFREDYHCEINWHNPLGMVGELALAFGELLRKLWAPSRTPVSPRPFKTKLSRFAPQFSGYNQHDSQELLAFLLDGLHEDLNRVKHRPYLKSKDAEGRSDEEVADEYWANHIARNDSIIVDVCQGQYKSTLVCPVCGKVSVTFDPFMYLSLPLQFASTRSMTVVVFTCDGSAPPIPYTVSVPKQGRCRDLIQALSNACSLRNEERLLIAEIRNHRIHLILEDPVLQLSTIKDDDHLAVYRLPRLEKRASYVQFVHRREDLDLGNNSSSTSWKPYGVPLLAQISRNETVTGSDIHEMARKMLVPMFRNHVAQHSAVQSSLSTRTQSYHTDSSKFQLQLIDDSNTVIEQTDYVIRVPQSSVATVIFVNWSKLDLKKLNTNHHLPEVFKYAPPAKRTRGEPLSLYACLDAFLREEPLVPEEMWYCPRCKEQRQASKKLDLWRLPEVLVIHLKRFSFSRSTKHKLETFVNFPIHDLDLTNYIANKIPQRQTYELYAVSNHYGSMASGHYTAYIKLLDENRWYNFDDSHVSAINEEEVKSGAAYVLFYRRVREADGAASNGTQSCVKRSRRSSQR